DNA sequence from the Cucumis melo cultivar AY chromosome 6, USDA_Cmelo_AY_1.0, whole genome shotgun sequence genome:
AATGAGATAACAAGGCTTCATCCAGAATACTACTGAAAACGGTATGGATACACATATGAAACGCTTTGAATAAGCATTCCATTTAAGATGCTTAGGGGGTAGAGAGTTAGATATATTTTCCAGATGAATCAAGATAAAACCTAACATTAGGCCAATCATTGTTCTTACAAACTTGGAATGTTTGTTTCAAAATGAATCAAGCAGatgtaacaaaatgaaattaataaaaAGCAAGATCCAGAAATATATTCCATGAAATTGATCACCAATTTAAACAGGAATGATAAACAATAAGCATAAATTGATTACCACATCCTAATTCCACAAGATTCATTGCAATGCAATCAAAAGACAAAGACAAATTAGTTCATTTTCAATATTGATAGAAGAATTTGACTTACCTCGATTCTTCGGTGGAAATACGATTCCAATACCTCCGATCATCAATCCCAGTAATCCTCAAATCCATAGAAGAAATCGATAAGCAAATACCACCTGAATATTTATCCAGCCAAACATTCTGAAACAAAAACGAAAATAACAAATAGTCTTACAATTTGCCCTAATTTAACAAAACCAAAGAACACCCACCAAAACATAAATGAAATTACCTTATTTCCACCATCTAATTGATTCAGCTGACAAAGTCTCGTATAAATCTCTCTTTTACACATAACCAAACCAACATCCCCAATCAGTCGTTGAACAAGAACCCTATAATTAGAGGGCAATTTAGAGTCCCAAACGAAATCAGCCCACGACGCGCCGCGAAAAGCCCTATTCATCTTTCCAAGAATACAAATCTCCACCGGAGTCAAATACTTCAAAACATCCGCCGCACAGCTCTCCGGTAGGTCCCCGAGACCGGGGAACGGCGACGACGACGGTGGCTGAGACCCATTATGGAGGCGGAAAAAAACAGAGAAATTAAGACCCATTAGAGAAAGAAGATGATCATGAGAGAAGGAACAAAAGGGGTAGTTTGTATAagggaaaaagagagagaaggtaATGGGGTTGCTTGGATTTGTCAGATTATGAGAAAACTGAGGGTGAAGAGGTGTTTGTTTTGTGAAAAGAAAGTGAAGGGAATCCAGCGAGGAATGATATGGACGGAAAGCAGAGGGGGATGCTGAGTAGATTTTTGAGGAATTGAAGattatttaagaaaagaaaggaagaattTTGGTTGTGGATTGTGGACTTTGATGCCAATCTCTTTCCGTCCAAGAACAAATATTTACATTAATGGCTgcttttgtttttagaaaaaaaaaaaaaaaggataaataaACAAGTTAATACAGTTGTCCAATTTTAATTAGGATAAtgatttttattgatttgtttttctcaaaaaaaaaaaaaaaaaaaaaacatttttgagTTCCTACGCTTTTATGAAAATAACATTTgatctttaaattttatttattaacatATTCGTCtcttacatttttatttttctagcaATGTAGTCTTTAAATCCTTGTGGGGAACAATTTAGTTTTTTGTATTATCAAATTTATAACAagtcaattttattattttgccATATAAGATATGTATTTGATAAAGATATTGAATTCCTCgaaatattgaaatttatagttttaGTTATAATGAATTCGGTGGAAAATGTATGATGTGGATCCATCTCatataatttattttctcttaATTTATTGGATGGTGTTGTTTGTGTTTGGCTTTGGAAAAATTGCTTTTTTAAgtgtttgaattttgaaatatagGTTGTTGAATTTTTAAGAATTTGTTTATTTGAGTataaaaagttttcaaaaaagGGTAACTTTTTAATCCTaacatttcttttaaaaaattgggtcgatctttttttattattattttaaataggtgtatgatatttttaaattggaaaagatcttctataaaaaaaaatatatatatatatatatctctttCCCTCGAAttactttttaatttctttttctcatataaaatggcatataattaattaaataatttaaaacaatttacTGTACTTTAAAGGTTGAGATTAAAAGAATGTATTTTGAGAATACTCTTAAAAACTTAACTAAAAcgaaattatatatattctttGAAATTCGAAGattaaaaagtaattttcaaTGTAAGTTTATCTTTTTACTTAGAATTTTGTAAGAGTGGTAG
Encoded proteins:
- the LOC103490989 gene encoding F-box protein PP2-A11, encoding MGLNFSVFFRLHNGSQPPSSSPFPGLGDLPESCAADVLKYLTPVEICILGKMNRAFRGASWADFVWDSKLPSNYRVLVQRLIGDVGLVMCKREIYTRLCQLNQLDGGNKNVWLDKYSGGICLSISSMDLRITGIDDRRYWNRISTEESRFQTVAYLQQIWWFEVGGEVEFPFPPGTYSLYFRLQLGRTSKRFGRRIYNLEHVHGWNIKPVQFQLWTSDGQHAKTQCYLDEAGKWTLHHAGNFNVDARNESTRIKFSMTQIDCTHTKGGLCLDSVLIFPVEYKQRSQRR